Proteins from one Streptomyces sp. 840.1 genomic window:
- a CDS encoding OFA family MFS transporter, with product MSTEGRPGASAVAYREVTDGKGRVYRVGETDLSILGHSRKFMVYLPWIAMMAISVSEYAYGSAEDTLSEAHGWTQSNTFWILSVWVFFQAGIAFPAGWLREKGILTARRAMYIGAALCLVGFLALSHLDNVFAAICGFGVIGGLGSGLIYATCINMVGKWFPERRGAKTGFVNGGFAYGALPFIFIFNYAFDTGNYNEVLDLIGVYVLIVVAICAWFFKDPPKNWWPAEVDPLNYAGNTKSSASLAKNPPASKQYTPKEAIRTGMLPLMWITIVLTAGVSIFGISFQVDYAKEVGFGPLVAASSMGVMAVINGVGRAVVGWLSDIWGRKLTLVFVIVVLGLAQFGVIWAGNLHSEWLFLFFAFLSGFGGGAFYPMFAAMTPDYFGENYNATNYGLVYSGKLVSGLFGGGLGSMVVDSWGYNGAYALAGAISMVAACIALMLRQPGRPRTRDIAPNPQPISREVV from the coding sequence ATGAGCACAGAAGGACGACCGGGCGCGTCAGCCGTCGCGTACCGGGAAGTGACGGACGGCAAGGGCCGCGTCTACCGGGTCGGTGAGACGGACCTCAGCATTCTCGGCCACAGCCGCAAGTTCATGGTGTATCTGCCGTGGATCGCGATGATGGCCATCAGCGTGTCCGAGTACGCGTACGGCTCGGCGGAGGACACCCTCTCCGAGGCGCACGGCTGGACACAGAGCAACACCTTCTGGATTCTCAGCGTGTGGGTCTTCTTCCAGGCCGGGATAGCCTTCCCGGCCGGGTGGCTGCGTGAGAAGGGCATACTCACCGCGCGCCGGGCGATGTACATCGGCGCCGCGCTCTGCCTCGTCGGCTTCCTCGCGCTCTCGCACCTCGACAACGTCTTCGCCGCGATCTGCGGCTTCGGTGTCATCGGCGGTCTGGGGTCCGGGCTGATCTACGCCACCTGCATCAACATGGTCGGCAAGTGGTTCCCGGAACGGCGCGGCGCGAAGACGGGCTTTGTCAACGGAGGCTTCGCCTATGGTGCGTTGCCCTTCATCTTCATCTTCAACTACGCCTTCGACACCGGTAACTACAACGAGGTGCTCGATCTCATCGGTGTCTACGTCCTGATCGTCGTGGCGATATGCGCCTGGTTCTTCAAGGACCCGCCGAAGAACTGGTGGCCGGCGGAGGTGGATCCGCTGAACTACGCCGGGAACACGAAGAGTTCCGCGAGTCTGGCGAAGAATCCTCCGGCGTCCAAGCAGTATACGCCGAAGGAGGCCATCAGGACCGGGATGCTGCCGCTCATGTGGATCACCATCGTCCTGACGGCCGGAGTGTCCATCTTCGGGATCTCGTTCCAGGTGGACTACGCCAAGGAGGTCGGCTTCGGCCCCCTGGTCGCGGCGTCCTCCATGGGGGTCATGGCGGTCATCAACGGCGTCGGGCGTGCCGTCGTGGGATGGCTGTCCGACATCTGGGGCCGCAAGCTGACCCTGGTGTTCGTCATCGTCGTGCTGGGCCTCGCCCAGTTCGGTGTGATCTGGGCCGGCAACCTGCACAGCGAGTGGCTGTTCCTGTTCTTCGCCTTCCTCTCCGGCTTCGGCGGCGGCGCCTTCTACCCGATGTTCGCCGCCATGACCCCGGACTACTTCGGGGAGAACTACAACGCCACCAACTACGGCCTCGTCTACAGCGGCAAGCTGGTCAGCGGGCTGTTCGGCGGTGGGCTCGGCTCGATGGTGGTCGACTCCTGGGGCTACAACGGCGCCTACGCGCTGGCCGGGGCGATCTCCATGGTGGCGGCGTGCATCGCGCTGATGCTGAGGCAGCCGGGACGGCCTCGGACACGGGATATCGCACCCAATCCACAGCCGATCAGCCGGGAAGTCGTCTAG
- a CDS encoding nucleotide pyrophosphatase/phosphodiesterase family protein, protein MTTEGSPTPLLVLDVVGLTPRLLEHMPNLKALGGSGTHAPLGTVLPAVTCAAQSTFLTGTMPAEHGIVANGWYFRELGDVLLWRQHNGLVEGDRIWDAARRAHPGYTVANICWWYAMGADTDFTVTPRPVYYADGRKEPDCYTRPPALHDELTEKLGTFPLFHFWGPGADLVSSQWIIDATRHIIDTRHPDLALCYLPHLDYDLQRYGPDDPRAFKAAADLDRAVAPLLDDARREGRTVVALSEYGITRVDRPVDINRALRRAGLLEVHTQDGMEYLDPMTSRAFAVADHQIAHVYVRRPEDLEAAREALAGLPGIEQLLDDEGKKANGLDHPRSGELVAVAEPDAWFTYYYWLDDARAPDFAQLVEIHRKPGYDPVELFLDPQDPYARVKAATAVARKKLGMRYRMAVVPLDPSPIRGSHGRLPLSDEEGPLILCSTPHAFSGPVRATEVKSLLLTLAGLA, encoded by the coding sequence ATGACCACCGAGGGCTCACCCACGCCCCTCCTCGTCCTCGACGTCGTCGGGCTCACCCCCCGGCTCCTCGAACACATGCCGAACCTCAAGGCCCTCGGCGGGAGCGGCACCCACGCCCCGCTCGGCACCGTGCTCCCCGCCGTGACGTGCGCCGCCCAGTCGACCTTCCTCACCGGCACCATGCCCGCCGAGCACGGGATCGTCGCCAACGGCTGGTACTTCCGCGAACTCGGTGACGTCCTCCTGTGGCGTCAGCACAACGGGCTGGTCGAGGGCGACAGGATCTGGGACGCGGCCCGCCGCGCCCACCCCGGCTACACCGTCGCCAACATCTGCTGGTGGTACGCGATGGGCGCCGACACCGACTTCACCGTCACCCCGCGCCCCGTCTACTACGCCGACGGCCGCAAGGAGCCCGACTGCTACACCCGCCCGCCGGCCCTCCACGACGAGCTCACCGAGAAGCTCGGCACCTTCCCCCTGTTCCACTTCTGGGGACCCGGCGCCGACCTCGTCTCCTCGCAGTGGATCATCGACGCGACCCGGCACATCATCGACACCCGCCACCCCGACCTCGCCCTCTGCTACCTCCCGCACCTGGACTACGACCTCCAGCGCTACGGCCCCGACGACCCGCGCGCCTTCAAGGCCGCGGCCGACCTCGACCGGGCCGTCGCCCCGCTCCTGGACGACGCCCGCCGCGAGGGCCGCACCGTCGTGGCGCTCTCCGAGTACGGGATCACCCGGGTGGACCGGCCCGTCGACATCAACCGCGCCCTGCGCCGCGCCGGACTCCTGGAGGTCCACACCCAGGACGGCATGGAGTACCTGGACCCGATGACCTCCCGGGCCTTCGCCGTCGCCGACCACCAGATCGCGCACGTCTACGTACGCCGCCCCGAGGACCTCGAAGCGGCCCGCGAGGCGCTCGCCGGACTGCCGGGCATCGAGCAGCTCCTGGACGACGAGGGCAAGAAGGCGAACGGGCTCGACCATCCGCGCTCCGGCGAGCTGGTCGCCGTCGCGGAGCCGGACGCCTGGTTCACGTACTACTACTGGCTCGACGACGCCCGCGCGCCCGACTTCGCCCAGCTCGTCGAGATCCACCGCAAACCCGGCTACGACCCCGTCGAACTCTTCCTGGACCCCCAGGACCCGTACGCCAGGGTCAAGGCCGCGACCGCCGTCGCCCGCAAGAAGCTCGGCATGCGCTACCGCATGGCGGTCGTCCCGCTCGACCCGTCACCGATCCGCGGCAGCCACGGCCGCCTTCCCCTGAGCGACGAAGAAGGGCCGCTCATCCTCTGCTCCACCCCCCACGCTTTCAGCGGCCCGGTCCGGGCCACCGAAGTGAAGTCCCTGCTCCTCACGCTTGCCGGCCTCGCATGA
- the frc gene encoding formyl-CoA transferase has product MTKALEGVRVLDMTHVQSGPSATQLLGWLGADVVKLEAPSGDITRKQLRDLPDVDSLYFTMLNCNKRSITLNTKSERGKEILTELIRRSDVMVENFGPGAVDRMGFTWERIQEINPRIVYASIKGFGEGPYTNFKAYEVVAQAMGGSMSTTGFEDGPPLATGAQIGDSGTGIHAVAGILAALFQRESTGRGQRVNVAMQHAVLNLCRVKLRDQQRLSHGPLAEYPNEDFGDEVPRSGNASGGGQPGWAVRCAPGGPNDYVYVIVQPVGWSPLASLIGRPELVDDPEWATPESRLPKLGKMFQLIEEWSATLPKWDVLEQLNAHNIPCGPILSTKEIVEDESLAANEMIVRVEHPERGTFTTVGSPLKLSDSPVDVVTSPLLGQHNEEVYAGELGLGDEELRLLKTSGVI; this is encoded by the coding sequence ATGACCAAAGCTCTTGAGGGCGTGCGCGTCCTCGACATGACACACGTACAGTCCGGTCCCTCCGCCACCCAGCTGCTCGGCTGGCTCGGGGCGGACGTGGTGAAGCTGGAAGCGCCGAGCGGTGACATCACCCGCAAACAGCTGCGCGACCTCCCCGACGTCGATTCGCTCTACTTCACGATGCTCAACTGCAACAAGCGGAGCATCACGCTCAACACCAAGAGCGAGCGGGGCAAGGAGATCCTCACCGAACTCATCCGCCGCAGCGATGTGATGGTGGAGAACTTCGGCCCGGGGGCCGTGGACCGCATGGGGTTCACCTGGGAACGCATCCAGGAGATCAACCCCCGGATCGTCTACGCCTCCATCAAGGGGTTCGGCGAGGGCCCCTACACCAACTTCAAGGCCTACGAGGTGGTCGCCCAGGCCATGGGCGGCTCGATGTCCACCACCGGCTTCGAGGACGGACCGCCGCTGGCGACGGGGGCGCAGATCGGTGACTCCGGCACCGGGATCCACGCCGTCGCCGGCATCCTGGCCGCGCTCTTCCAGCGCGAGAGCACCGGGCGGGGACAGCGCGTCAACGTCGCCATGCAGCACGCCGTGCTCAACCTGTGCCGGGTGAAGCTGCGCGACCAGCAGCGACTGTCGCACGGGCCGTTGGCCGAGTACCCGAACGAGGACTTCGGCGACGAGGTGCCCCGCAGCGGCAACGCCAGCGGCGGCGGACAGCCCGGCTGGGCGGTGCGGTGCGCGCCCGGCGGCCCCAACGACTACGTGTACGTGATCGTGCAGCCCGTCGGCTGGAGCCCGCTCGCCTCGCTCATCGGCCGTCCGGAGCTGGTGGACGACCCCGAGTGGGCGACACCGGAGTCCCGCCTGCCGAAGCTCGGCAAGATGTTCCAGCTCATCGAGGAGTGGTCCGCCACCCTCCCCAAGTGGGACGTCCTGGAGCAGCTCAACGCGCACAACATCCCGTGCGGGCCGATCCTCTCCACCAAGGAGATCGTGGAGGACGAGTCGCTGGCCGCCAACGAGATGATCGTTCGGGTCGAGCACCCCGAGCGCGGGACGTTCACCACCGTCGGGAGCCCGCTGAAGCTGTCCGACTCCCCCGTCGATGTGGTGACTTCACCGCTGCTCGGTCAGCACAACGAAGAGGTGTACGCCGGTGAGCTGGGCCTCGGTGACGAGGAACTGCGGCTGCTGAAGACGAGCGGAGTCATCTGA
- a CDS encoding sugar phosphate isomerase/epimerase, which yields MTEYNDESGTDSALRRTLGVNRRRFLSTCTAAAATAIAAPVLGASPAFAHSSHPGKGHGHDHGHGNGHGQALVPASKRGIILYTVRDATGRDPLSTSLPSGFRDVFKELARYGYKQVEFAGFGQHANAPGGSNLETVAGAKLLRSWLDDYGLRAQGNHGFIPSSWPLSQSDLDQFKRSLEIANILGMDHMGTGGDPTGSAYRADWDVAADKWNAMGKIAHRAGIKLYTHNHDAAYGFLLDGGPLDDQGRPTRSSGIRKLEYFLKVTDPKTVWLEMDVFWAHVAQYKFHTYTALDGSKRENVFDPAALVRRNNKRYPLFHAKDGVANETSGEGYDMVAFGNGIIDYRTFFSRVGEANYRNPMIEQDNAPSSTDLGQSLDQARTSYQGIAALRK from the coding sequence GTGACCGAGTACAACGACGAATCCGGAACCGACAGCGCCCTGCGCCGCACCCTCGGCGTCAACCGCCGCCGCTTCCTCAGCACCTGCACCGCCGCCGCGGCCACGGCGATCGCCGCACCCGTACTCGGCGCGTCGCCGGCCTTCGCCCACTCCTCCCACCCCGGGAAGGGCCACGGGCACGACCACGGGCACGGCAACGGCCACGGCCAGGCGCTGGTCCCGGCGTCGAAGCGCGGGATCATCCTCTACACCGTGCGCGACGCGACGGGCCGCGATCCGCTGAGCACCAGCCTTCCCTCGGGCTTCCGCGACGTCTTCAAGGAGCTCGCCCGCTACGGCTACAAGCAGGTCGAGTTCGCAGGGTTCGGCCAGCACGCCAACGCACCCGGCGGCAGCAACCTCGAGACGGTGGCGGGCGCGAAGCTGCTGCGCTCGTGGCTGGACGACTACGGCCTGCGCGCCCAGGGAAACCACGGCTTCATCCCGTCGTCCTGGCCGCTGAGCCAGAGCGATCTGGACCAGTTCAAGCGGAGCCTCGAAATAGCGAACATCCTCGGCATGGACCACATGGGTACCGGCGGCGACCCCACCGGCAGCGCCTACCGTGCCGACTGGGACGTGGCGGCCGACAAGTGGAACGCGATGGGGAAGATCGCCCATCGCGCGGGGATCAAGCTCTACACCCACAACCACGACGCGGCCTACGGCTTCCTGCTCGACGGCGGTCCCCTGGACGACCAGGGCCGGCCCACCCGCAGCTCCGGCATCCGCAAGCTGGAGTACTTCCTCAAGGTCACCGACCCCAAGACCGTATGGCTGGAGATGGACGTCTTCTGGGCGCACGTCGCCCAGTACAAGTTCCACACCTACACCGCGCTCGACGGATCGAAGCGGGAGAACGTCTTCGACCCCGCGGCACTGGTCCGCCGCAACAACAAGCGCTACCCGCTGTTCCACGCCAAGGACGGCGTCGCCAACGAGACCAGTGGCGAGGGCTACGACATGGTCGCCTTCGGCAACGGGATCATCGACTACCGGACCTTCTTCAGCCGGGTCGGCGAGGCGAACTACCGCAACCCGATGATCGAGCAGGACAACGCACCGAGCTCGACCGACCTCGGGCAGTCGCTGGACCAGGCGCGGACCAGTTACCAGGGCATCGCGGCGCTGCGCAAGTAG
- a CDS encoding thiamine pyrophosphate-binding protein, producing the protein MPEDSQDLISGGHLVAKALKAEGVERIYTLCGGHIIDIYDGCVDEGIEVVDVRHEQVAAHAADGYARITGKPGCAVVTAGPGTTDAVTGVANAFRAESPMLLIGGQGAHSQHKMGSLQDLPHVEMMSPISKFAATVPDTARAADMVSMAFRECYHGAPGPSFLEIPRDVLDAKVPVERARVPQAGQYRASTRTAGDPAAVERLADLLVHAEKPAILLGSQVWTTRATDSATELVRTLNVPAYMNGAGRGTLPPGDPHHFQLSRRYAFSNADLIIVVGTPFDFRMGYGKRLSPDATVVQIDLDYRTVGKNRDIDLGIVGDAGMVLKAVTEAASGRLNGGAVRRKAWLEELRTAEQTAIEKRLPSLRSDAAPIHPYRLVSEINDFLTEDSIYIGDGGDIVTFSGQVVQPKSPGHWMDPGPLGTLGVGVPFVLAAKQARPDKEVVALFGDGAFSLTGWDFETLVRYNLPFVGIVGNNSSMNQIRYGQKAKYGDERERVGNTLGDVHYDKFAQMLGGYGEEVRDPADIAPALQRARESGLPSLINVWVDPDAYAPGTMNQTMYK; encoded by the coding sequence ATGCCCGAGGACAGCCAGGACCTCATTTCCGGTGGGCACTTGGTCGCCAAGGCGTTGAAGGCCGAGGGGGTGGAACGCATCTACACCCTCTGCGGCGGTCACATCATCGATATCTACGACGGCTGCGTCGACGAGGGCATCGAGGTCGTCGACGTACGCCATGAGCAGGTCGCCGCCCACGCCGCCGACGGGTACGCGCGGATCACCGGCAAGCCCGGCTGCGCCGTCGTCACCGCCGGGCCGGGGACCACCGACGCGGTGACCGGGGTCGCCAACGCCTTCCGCGCCGAGTCACCCATGCTGCTGATCGGCGGTCAGGGGGCGCACAGCCAGCACAAGATGGGCTCCCTCCAGGACCTGCCGCACGTCGAGATGATGTCCCCCATCTCCAAGTTCGCCGCCACCGTTCCCGACACCGCACGCGCTGCGGACATGGTGTCGATGGCCTTCCGCGAGTGCTACCACGGGGCGCCCGGCCCGTCCTTCCTGGAGATCCCGCGCGATGTGCTGGACGCCAAGGTGCCGGTCGAGCGGGCCCGGGTCCCGCAGGCCGGGCAGTACCGGGCCTCGACCCGTACGGCCGGCGACCCCGCGGCCGTCGAGCGGCTCGCCGACCTGCTGGTGCACGCGGAGAAGCCGGCCATCCTGCTGGGCAGTCAGGTGTGGACGACCAGGGCGACGGACAGCGCGACCGAACTCGTACGGACCCTGAACGTCCCGGCGTACATGAACGGGGCGGGGCGCGGCACCCTGCCGCCCGGCGACCCGCACCACTTCCAGCTGTCGCGGCGCTACGCGTTCTCCAACGCCGACCTCATCATCGTCGTGGGGACCCCGTTCGACTTCCGCATGGGCTACGGGAAGCGCCTCTCCCCCGACGCCACCGTCGTCCAGATCGACCTGGACTACCGCACGGTGGGCAAGAACCGGGACATCGACCTCGGTATCGTCGGGGACGCCGGGATGGTGCTGAAGGCCGTCACCGAGGCCGCGAGCGGGCGGCTCAACGGGGGTGCGGTCAGGCGCAAGGCCTGGCTGGAGGAGCTGCGTACCGCCGAACAGACGGCGATCGAGAAGCGGTTGCCGAGCCTTCGGTCCGACGCGGCGCCGATCCACCCGTACCGGCTGGTCAGCGAGATCAACGACTTCCTCACCGAGGACTCCATCTACATCGGGGACGGCGGCGACATCGTCACGTTCTCCGGCCAGGTGGTGCAGCCGAAGTCGCCCGGCCACTGGATGGACCCCGGTCCGCTCGGCACGCTCGGGGTCGGGGTGCCGTTCGTGCTGGCCGCCAAGCAGGCCAGGCCGGACAAGGAGGTCGTGGCGCTGTTCGGCGACGGCGCGTTCTCCCTGACCGGCTGGGACTTCGAGACGCTGGTGCGCTACAACCTCCCGTTCGTCGGCATCGTCGGCAACAACTCCTCGATGAACCAGATCCGTTACGGCCAGAAGGCCAAGTACGGCGACGAGCGCGAGCGGGTCGGAAACACCCTGGGCGACGTGCACTACGACAAGTTCGCCCAGATGCTCGGGGGTTACGGCGAGGAGGTCCGCGACCCCGCCGACATCGCGCCCGCGCTGCAGCGGGCCCGCGAGTCCGGTCTGCCGTCCCTGATCAACGTATGGGTCGATCCAGACGCGTACGCCCCCGGAACCATGAACCAGACCATGTACAAGTAG
- a CDS encoding acetate--CoA ligase family protein: MVESQDREQIGRLLESVRAAGRTALTAPEGKIVADAYGIAVPGEALARDVDEAVAHADRLGGQVVLKIVSPDVLHKTDAGGVVVGVSGAPAVREAFCRIVGNVRAYAPDARIDGVQVQQLVPPGQEVIIGAVTDPTFGKVVAFGLGGVLVEVLKDITFRLAPVTADEACSMLDSIGAAEVLRGVRGAPPVDRWALAEQIRRVSQLVTDFPEIAEVDLNPVIAAPDGAVAADIRILLATEPVKERRKYGREEILASMRRLMEPRSVAVIGASNEPGKIGNSVMRNLIDGGFAGEIHPVNPRADDILGRKAYKSVTDVPGEVDVAVFAIPAKFVASALEEVGRKGIANAVLIPSGFAETGEQALQDEIVAIGERYGVRLLGPNIYGYYSTWQDLCATFCTPYDVKGGVALTSQSGGIGMAILGFARSTKTGVSAIVGLGNKSDLDEDDLLTWFGEDPHTECIAMHLEDLKDGRAFVAAARATVPKKPIVVLKAGRTSAGAKAAGSHTGALAGDDAVYDDILRQAGVIRAPGLNEMLEYARALPVLPAPKGDNVVIITGAGGSGVLLSDAIVDNGLSLMEIPPDLDSAFKAFIPPFGAAGNPIDITGGEPPSTYEATIRLGMEDPRIHALVLGYWHTIVTPPMVFAELTARVVQEFRERGIEKPVVASLAGDTEVEEACAYLFERGVVAYPYTTEKPVAALGAKYRWARAAGLLT; the protein is encoded by the coding sequence ATGGTCGAATCACAGGATCGCGAACAGATCGGGCGCTTGCTCGAATCCGTCCGGGCCGCCGGACGCACCGCCCTCACCGCCCCCGAGGGCAAGATCGTGGCGGACGCCTACGGGATCGCCGTGCCGGGCGAGGCGCTGGCCCGGGACGTGGACGAGGCGGTGGCCCATGCCGACCGGCTCGGCGGGCAGGTCGTCCTGAAGATCGTCTCCCCCGATGTGCTGCACAAGACGGATGCCGGCGGCGTCGTCGTGGGGGTGTCGGGCGCCCCGGCCGTACGGGAGGCCTTCTGCCGCATCGTCGGGAACGTCCGGGCGTACGCGCCGGACGCGCGGATCGACGGTGTTCAGGTGCAGCAGCTGGTGCCGCCGGGCCAGGAGGTCATCATCGGCGCGGTCACGGACCCGACGTTCGGGAAAGTGGTCGCCTTCGGCCTGGGCGGCGTCCTCGTTGAGGTGCTGAAGGACATCACCTTCCGGCTAGCACCGGTCACCGCCGACGAGGCGTGCTCGATGCTCGACTCGATCGGCGCGGCCGAGGTCCTGCGCGGCGTGCGCGGCGCCCCGCCGGTGGACCGGTGGGCGCTGGCCGAGCAGATCCGGCGGGTGTCCCAGCTGGTCACAGACTTCCCGGAGATCGCGGAGGTCGACCTGAACCCGGTGATCGCGGCCCCGGACGGTGCGGTCGCCGCCGACATCCGGATCCTGCTGGCCACCGAGCCCGTGAAGGAGCGCCGGAAGTACGGGCGGGAAGAGATCCTCGCCTCGATGCGCAGGCTGATGGAGCCGCGCTCGGTCGCGGTGATCGGCGCCTCCAACGAGCCGGGGAAGATCGGCAATTCGGTGATGCGCAACCTCATCGACGGCGGGTTCGCGGGGGAGATTCACCCGGTGAACCCGCGGGCCGATGACATTCTGGGCCGCAAGGCGTACAAGAGTGTCACGGACGTTCCCGGTGAGGTGGATGTGGCGGTCTTCGCGATCCCGGCCAAGTTCGTGGCGTCGGCGCTGGAGGAGGTGGGCCGCAAGGGCATCGCGAACGCGGTCCTGATCCCGTCCGGTTTCGCGGAGACCGGTGAACAGGCCCTCCAGGACGAGATCGTGGCGATCGGTGAGCGGTACGGGGTGCGGTTGCTCGGGCCGAACATCTACGGCTACTACTCGACGTGGCAGGACCTGTGCGCCACCTTCTGCACCCCGTACGACGTCAAGGGCGGGGTGGCGCTGACCTCCCAGTCCGGTGGCATCGGCATGGCCATCCTCGGCTTCGCCCGTTCGACGAAGACCGGTGTCTCCGCGATCGTCGGGCTCGGCAACAAGTCGGACCTCGACGAGGACGATCTGCTCACCTGGTTCGGTGAGGACCCGCACACCGAGTGCATCGCGATGCACCTGGAGGACCTCAAGGACGGGCGCGCCTTCGTGGCGGCGGCGCGGGCGACCGTGCCGAAGAAGCCGATCGTGGTCCTGAAGGCGGGCCGGACGAGCGCGGGCGCGAAGGCGGCCGGTTCGCACACCGGCGCGCTGGCCGGCGACGACGCCGTGTACGACGACATCCTGCGCCAGGCAGGAGTGATCCGGGCACCTGGGCTGAACGAGATGCTGGAGTACGCGCGGGCGCTCCCGGTGCTGCCCGCGCCCAAGGGTGACAACGTCGTCATCATCACCGGGGCGGGCGGTTCGGGCGTGCTGCTCTCCGACGCGATCGTGGACAACGGCCTTTCGCTGATGGAGATCCCGCCGGATCTGGACTCCGCGTTCAAGGCCTTCATCCCGCCGTTCGGCGCGGCAGGCAACCCGATCGACATCACGGGCGGTGAGCCGCCCTCGACGTACGAGGCGACGATCCGGCTCGGCATGGAGGACCCGCGCATCCACGCGCTGGTGCTGGGCTACTGGCACACGATCGTGACCCCGCCGATGGTCTTCGCGGAGCTGACCGCCCGGGTGGTCCAGGAGTTCCGGGAGCGCGGGATCGAGAAGCCGGTGGTGGCGTCGCTGGCCGGGGACACCGAGGTCGAGGAGGCCTGCGCGTATCTCTTCGAGCGCGGCGTCGTGGCCTACCCCTATACCACCGAGAAGCCGGTCGCGGCGCTCGGTGCGAAGTACCGCTGGGCAAGGGCCGCGGGGCTGCTGACCTGA
- the eboE gene encoding metabolite traffic protein EboE → MRFRHPDGSVVHLAYCTNVHPAETLEGVRAQLRDHCEPVRRRLGRDRLGIGLWLARDAARTLVNDPAQLRSLRAELDRRGLEVVTLNGFPYEGFGAEEVKYRVYKPDWTDPERLAHTTDLARLLATLLPDDVTDGTISTLPIAWRTPYTGDPEAARTALAALTTLGERLDALAELTGKSIRIGLEPEPGCTVETTADAIAPLTAIAHERIGICVDTCHLATSFEDPDTALDALAAAGIPAVKAQLSAALHAEHPHLPEVRTALAAFAEPRFLHQTRVATAAGLRGTDDLDEAVTGETLPDSAPWRAHFHVPLHAPPAPPLTSTLPVLRSTLTRLVGGPQPLTRHLEVETYTWQALPAELRPRTRAQLADGIAAELTLARDLLVDLGLKELP, encoded by the coding sequence ATGCGCTTCCGCCACCCCGACGGATCCGTCGTCCACCTCGCGTACTGCACCAACGTCCACCCGGCCGAAACCCTCGAAGGCGTCCGTGCCCAACTGCGCGACCACTGCGAACCGGTACGCAGACGGCTCGGCCGCGACCGCCTCGGCATCGGACTCTGGCTCGCCAGGGACGCCGCCCGCACCCTGGTCAACGACCCCGCGCAACTGCGCTCCCTGCGCGCCGAGCTCGACCGCCGGGGACTGGAGGTCGTCACCCTCAACGGCTTCCCGTACGAGGGCTTCGGCGCCGAAGAGGTCAAGTACCGGGTGTACAAACCGGACTGGACGGACCCCGAGCGCCTCGCCCACACCACCGACCTCGCCCGGCTCCTGGCCACGCTCCTGCCCGACGACGTCACCGACGGCACCATCTCCACCCTGCCCATCGCCTGGCGCACCCCGTACACCGGCGACCCCGAAGCGGCCCGCACCGCCCTGGCCGCGCTCACCACCCTCGGCGAACGCCTGGACGCGCTGGCCGAACTCACGGGGAAGTCCATCCGGATCGGCCTCGAACCCGAACCCGGCTGCACCGTCGAGACCACCGCCGACGCCATCGCACCCCTCACCGCCATCGCCCACGAACGCATCGGCATCTGCGTCGACACCTGCCACCTCGCCACCTCCTTCGAGGACCCGGACACCGCACTCGACGCGCTCGCCGCCGCGGGCATCCCCGCCGTCAAGGCACAGCTCTCCGCCGCCCTGCACGCCGAGCACCCGCACCTCCCCGAGGTACGCACCGCGCTCGCCGCCTTCGCCGAACCCCGCTTCCTCCACCAGACCCGCGTCGCCACCGCCGCCGGGCTGCGCGGCACCGACGACCTCGACGAGGCGGTCACCGGCGAGACCCTGCCCGACAGCGCCCCGTGGCGCGCCCACTTCCACGTACCCCTGCACGCACCCCCCGCGCCACCGCTGACCTCCACCCTCCCCGTGCTCCGGTCCACCCTGACCCGGCTGGTCGGCGGTCCGCAGCCGCTCACCCGGCACCTGGAGGTCGAGACGTACACCTGGCAGGCGCTCCCGGCGGAGCTGCGCCCCAGGACGCGTGCCCAGCTGGCGGACGGTATCGCCGCCGAACTCACCCTCGCCCGCGACCTCCTGGTCGACCTCGGCCTCAAGGAGCTGCCATGA